Below is a window of Camelina sativa cultivar DH55 chromosome 11, Cs, whole genome shotgun sequence DNA.
AAcatgatcatatatatttacaataaaaaataataatcaaaacatGTGTTATTCTATCTTGAGGCATATGTAAGGTAAGTTAGACTAACCTTAGTGACATTGTCCatagccaaaaacaaaatttctaacttGTTTGcatattccatttttttttaagagtttgGAGAGGTTCTTTATCCTTTTCTCCTCGTTCATGGCTTCTTCTACCTTCAACCTTTAATATCCATTCATATAATATGCaaacaaattagaaattttgattttgaacttTTCATTGCTTCACACaattgatatgtttttgaaCTTTTCTCCTCGTTCATGGCTTCTTCTACCTTCAACCTTTAATATCCATTCATATAATATGCAAACaagttagaaattttgtttttgaactttTCATTGCTTCACACaattgatatgtttttgaaCTTTTCTCCTCGTTCATGGCTTCTTCTACCTTCAACCTTTAATATCCATTCATATAATATGCAAACaagttagaaattttgtttttgaactttTCATTGCTTCACACAATTGATATGGGACAAGACCTTTGGTTAGGGAGCCTTTTGTTTTGCAGACAATTTCTTCTACTCTTCTCCATTCATCTTCGCAACCTGTACTCACAATTCATCTGCACAACTTAGCTTCATGAGTTCAAATATAACAGAAAGAAAAGAGACTACAATAGTTGAATTTTACATTACTTACCGAAAAGCAGCACTTCTCTTGTTTGCATACATATATTATGTAGGCAAATATAGGTTGTTTCTGCTTCAAGGGATCCTACAGCATCCTAAAAACTGAGAATACTGTCAGCGTTTTTTTACCTGTTATTACTATTACTATAAAAACAGTTCTTGAGGTCAAAAGATACATGTATAAATGATTGTTGTGGACATTATCACCTCTGCTCGAGTCAACTCCAACCAGAGGTGTTGTCATAGAAGCTGTTACAATGCTTTGGAAACTATTGCCAAGATCTGCGCCAGCCCGGCCCTCAAGGTGTTGTAAATTCCGATAAGAGAAAAATCCGAAAGAGCAAATAGGCGTTGTCGATGTCTACTTTTGTTTTCGTCAAAGGAAATACAAAATGCAAGATATACCTTTTGTCGATATTCAGGGAATTACTTTCCCTCAAGGGATGGATCCCATGCTCTTAGAAATGAGAGATCTCAACCTAACAAAATTTCCAGACTCTTGTACAAGTTACCCTACCTTTTAATAGCTTGCTTCTGGTTATATAATTACTTGATTCGAAAACTTGAGTATAGTctgtaaaaaatttcaaaccaaattttttgaaattatactAATCTAACGCAAGACCTTCAAATCATAATTTTGTATAGCACGTAGGCTTTGCTCTAAAAAAACAAGGATGAACAAAACTTCAGagagtaaataaaataaaagatagaaaCTTATCTAATAGGACATAGATTGCTCCCTTGCATGCAAGTAGTGATTTTATCCATCTGCAAACTCATCATCCATCAAAATTTTCGAAGTCAACAAAGTTTGCAAATAATCATCCATCAAAATCTCATTCAGGATATAAGTCGATAAAGCTATGTTTTGTAGTATCTAAAACTAAAGGAATAGAATTATTTGATAGCAATATAACTTCCCATGCTTCAAAACTATATAGTTGAACAAAGCAATTCATCAGCACAACTTACCTTCAAGAGTTCAAACTACAGTAAGAAAAGAGACTATAACGATAATGTTAACACTTAATTTACCTCCAAAATGCTCTAGTTATCTTTTCGTAGAGCAGTAGTCTACTTGTTTGCATATACTAGGTAGGCAGACACAGGTTGTGTACGTAGGTTTCAAGCAGTCCTTTAGTTATCTAGACAACGAGAATGATGTCAGTTCTATTGCATTTTCATTACAACTGAAACAGCTGTCATGATCTAGGATTCATCACCTCGTCTTGGCATCTCTGTAACTCTAACCGCAGCTTCAACATTGGTATAGAGGCTGAACTTGAGAGATCGTACAATGATTTGGAAGCCATTCCACTGATCTGCAATCTACATCCTCCAAAAACACAAGGTTGAGTCAAATTCAAAGAGTAAAATTAACTACAAGATATAGAAACTTTATGGCCTCCAGGATTTTTCTGAACTCCAGCTTGTCCTCATTCTTTACTATGGTCAAACACAAGCAAGATGCTGCTTCTGGTGGACAATCTGTAACAAGACACAAAAAGAAGCAATCAaagatttctttttattgttacCGCTCCCAGATCAACtacatgtttttatatttatatagttaagTAAATCCCTCAAAGTAAGTTATCATAGTTATTGCTCCCAATCGTGAATTCCCCCGTAAAAATGCAGTAAGGAACTTACAATGCGGGCAACCAGGCAACTAACTCAACTGAGTCCACATCATGAGCAATTACCACCAATTGCGCCTTGTTCTGcaatcaagaaaacataaatgCTTCAGAAAAGATCCTGCAGCTAGCTAACTAGATTACCCTTCAGGAGAAATGCAAAACCATCCTCGACCAATAAAATGATCCGTCcctttccaagatccatccacaAAACAGCGGTGACTGGTTCTATATCCACTGCTCACAACGATAGAAGTACCCGTAATACCAGGGATCGGCCGAGAGCTGGCCTGAGAAGAGGGTTCTAGAGATTCCTCCTGTGCCGAAAACCAAAGCTTGGCTTCCTCTTCCGCTACTTGTAAAATCGCTAAAGGATTTGActctaaattactaaaatttttatcatttctaGCCTTCCAGATATACCAAAGAATCCACGGGAAAATATCCACCGAAGGAGACTGTTGAGATCTCCAGAATAAATGATCCATGTTTGCATAGATTGAATCCGAAGGGAAACAGCCTGAGGATGTCGGGAATGGGGATAAAGCCCACACCTGCCAAGCCGGGGGACATAAGAAAAGGGCATGATTGATTGTCTCCTCCGTCACGCCACAACGTGCACACTCCAGATCACAACTCATACCACGACGCTGTAAATTAGTTGTAGTAGCCACACAACCCATAATAGCTTGCCACAAAAAATGCCGAATTTTTGGTGGACACCGAAGCTGCCAAACGAATGCCTGTAATGGAATAATATTGGGACCAGAAACAGATAAAACAGCCTCCAGTTTCTGACGCAAGGCCTTATATCCAGATTTAACGGTGTACAAGCCAGATTGTGTCAAGTGCCAACCCAGTCTATCCGGTGTGTTAAGTTTACGAATAGGTAAAGCAGAAATAGGGCTAACATCCTCCGGCTCGAAAGAGGCAGAAAGCAACGCCAGATTCTAGGAGTGCGAGCTCCTGTCAATAAAAGTTTCAACTCTAAGCGTAGGATCGACTGGCGATCCCGAACGCAATGCTGGTCTCGGAGATTGGGCAGGAATCCAGGGATAAGACCATACTAAAATGGAATCGCCagatcctacccgtttaatAAGTCTTTTGTTTACCAGAGATCGAGCAGACACCATACTCCGCCATCCATAAGACGGTGAGTAggatttaattggatccaaagGATCGGAATGCCTGTAATATCAACCTTTGAAAACCTTTGCAAATAAAGAATCTGGAACTGTGATCAGTCGCCAGAGTTGCTTAGCCAGCAGCGCGgtgttaaaatcatccaaacacCGAAAGCCTAACCCCCCATCCAACTTATCAACACATAAATTGTCCCAAGCTATCCAGTGTAACCCTCTTGTTTCCCCAGaaaaactccaccaaaaatttgagaTCACACTAGTAAGTTTTCGTGTAACCGTTTTCGGAAGTCGAAAACAAAACATGACAAAGGTGGGAACGGCGGTGGCGACCGATTTGATTATGACCTCCTTCCCCCCCTAGACAGCAATCTAGCAGGCCAGTCACCTGCTCTCGTAAATTATAGTTTGTAATAGTGCGAacggaaacaaataaaaaaaaatccaacgaACTAAGTAAAGATCCTTTTTATGTAGAAATAAATTTGATCTGCATTGGATTATAGTCCATCTATCCGCTGATGGTTTAGTCTGCTTCGTCTGCAACGTTCATTCAAAGTTTTAGCTGATCATCCCACGTCCAAAAGATGTGTTACAACAGTGTTCTCTCCAAAATTCTCACTATATATAGAAGCTTATGGCTTTGAACTTCTATTAAAATGTCACTAATAGCGTCTTTCTGATTTCTCTTTCTGTGTTAATTCAAGTTTCGTATCataattcttgtttttttttatcttagaGGATTAAGATCTACCCAtctttgttaatatatatactcaaatataataatatattcttaGTAACACCTACTAAGGAGCATCATTTCATTGACTACTCGTTAATCCTTATCATACTTGATTTCAGATTCCACGTTGCTTTCGTCACAAGAATATTCCAACTAAGGAGCGTCATTTCATTGACTAATCTAGCTAGTTCTAACGAAACTATGTAAActgtattatataatattctcattgatgttttgaaatattttttgtctcacaaaaattgatgttttgtaaacttcaagaaataattattgaaaatatttaaaattttgaattgttgttggtgtaaaattaaataatatctctttagtcaaagaaaaaaatatatttaaacttagtaatcattgttttcttaaaatgtgtaaaagattCTATACATCAATCTTTTAGGGACAGAAAGAGTACAAAACAGAAATCAAACATTTGTTTATTATGTAACCAAAGCTAAAAGTTCTATCCCCTTTCACATAAtcactagattaggacccgcggtataccgcgggacaaattatttataactaaaacatttaaattataaattgtatttgttgattaaatatgttataattatataataattattaattttatggtttaaagtttaaaccatatacaatactgcaatataatttattttttacataatatttattaatcaatttaattagatatgtctattctcggataccgatagtgttaacaaaataatgaaatgatgttttaccctttaacaccaaattaatgatattttaaatttatataaatatcgacaaaacCCGTCATGCTATATAACTctgtcccgagatattttaactcgcactatataatcttaatttttaatatttattttttagtattataaatattagattgagttgatatgttataggttataaccatttacattttataagattgacgcttcttgtaaagtttaaatatttataatacttcgaattcttaaaatggttgagtatttctcatatttgaagtttcgtaaaagtttaaatatattattaatattttaaagatcttttaacttattttaaaagttgaaatatttagaatatttaaacttcttacaaagtttaaatatttataatatttgaaacttcataaacgtttaaatattataaatatttttaacattttggcTGTAAATAGttgcttaaaattgaaaaaattggttGAACAAAACTCcattgaataatattcaactcattcatctccaaaatagtggttgaatctatattattattttcacatcATTTTTCTGAAGAAAGCTTTGAATTCAGACTTATTTACAGACAATACCattgtaattaatataaataaaaaaattaaaaaacaaaacccagcTTCGTTGGCCgaaaatatggaaaatatattacttCTTCACTTCCTTCGCCGTGTTTTCTGCAAATTCAACAATCAAtcataacaatttatattattttgatatcaATCTTCAAAGATATCGCAACCATAACATCTCCTAATACTCCTAAACATCCGCAAATTACTGAACGTGATCTGCTAGATCCTATCAGCAGAAAAAACTAAACTTCCCAACAATAGAGAATCCTGtatattctttcttctttatacgCAATCATAACAATCCCCAATTGCAGACTATATAAACACAGTCTCACCAATGAtagaatcaaaacaaacaaagctaaATAAATTCATACCTAAAACAATGGCAGGCTTTCCTCCGAGACATTCGTCCATACAAGACCACATGGAGAATGTAGGTCAAAGTCCTTCATAATTGGCGCCAATATACAGCTGCTACAGGAGAAACACTTGAACTCATTTTGGCTGACGAGACTGTGAGTATCATTTTCATATGGTCTATTCTTTTCATAACTTTCTCTACCCTCActactttatattatatattatagatgGTTTCCGGTAATCAATGGTGCGGGAAGGGCCGAAATTGTTATGTCATCGCTTAATGCTTCTTATCTTTGGGATCATTGTAAAGTCCTAAAGTTAACTAAGAACATGCGTCTGCTCTCCAATGATTTGAGTGTTACTGAAGCTAAGGACATCAAAGAGTTTTCAGATTGGCTATTAGCTGTTGGAGATGGTAGGATTTCTGAACCTAATGATGGTGAGGCTATGATTGATATTCCCAATGAATTTCTTATTACAGAAGCAGATAATCAAATACATGCAATTAGCATGGAGATTTATGGCAATCCAGCATCTtggaaagatgaagaagatcccAACTTCTTTCAGAGAAGAGCCATTTTAGCACCAACAAACGATGATGTGAACACAATCAATCAATATATGCTAGAGATGCTAGAAAGTAAGTGTTCGTATATGTTATTATATCATCTAGTGTTGTTAAATATTGATTGTCTTTTAACTCGTGTTCTAATTAATGACAGTTGAGGAGAGACTTTATTTGAGTGCTGATAGCATTGATCCTACTGATTCAGATTCACTTTCCAATCCTGTGATTACACCTGATTTCTTAAATAGCATCAAGATATCTGGGTTGCCTCATCATAATTTGCGTTCGAAAATTGGAGCTCCGATTATGCTGCTTCGTAACATCGATCCTAAGGGTGGGCTATGTAATGGAACAAGACTTCAAATAACACAAATGGCTAATCATGTTCTGGAAGCGAGAGTAGTAATCACAATGTGATAGAGCAGGTGATATTGTTTTGATTCCTAAAATTGATTTGACTCCATCAGATACCAAGTTGCCTTTCAAAATGCGTCGCAGACAGTTTCCACTTTCTGTTGCATTCGCCATGACTATAAATAAAAGTCAAGACCAATCGCTAGAGAAGGTGGGACATTATTTGCCAAAACATGTGTTCTCCCATGGTCAGCTATATGTTGCTTTATCTAGAGTTACTTCTAAGAAGGgattgaagattttgattgtCAACAAAAAAGGCAAGATAGAAAGACAGACCACTAATGTGGTTTTCAAAGAGGTGTTTCAGAATTTGGAATAATAAAGACATTAGTTGCCCAAATTTGAAAGAGTTGGAAGGTATGTAACCTCTTTCATTTCAGAACTTTACAGTATTGTACCATTAGAAGTTTATTGATggtgaaataaatatttatattttttgtagatGGCTAATTTGGAAGGAGGTTAGCTGAAGATACTGGGTTGAATAATTTATTGTTAGTTAGCATCGTAACTCTTGCCACAAaaactttttggttttctttctatttttatgcaagaaattgaaaacttagtATTAAGTTGAAACTACTTCATTCTGACTTTTTAATTTGAAGACGCCAAATTCATAAACTAAGCATGTTAAACAAAAGAACATCTCACACCAACTGATGCAGAGAATATATATCAGTAATATCTATCTATAAACATACCTCTTAATCTGGTGTGAATTTGTGTGTAGAAACAAGTCCCGTATCTGATGCAAGAACATTACCAATGTTGTCTTTGAATTTAACATACACaacaaatagttttaaaagtAAGTTTTATCATATATTAAGCAGAATGGCCAGATTCAATTTATAAGAAAGGCTGGAATAGATTCTTATCTTATCTGGCAAAACTTCTACATACTTCTTCATTGATATTCAGGTCGCAAACCTGAACATAGACATATGCAAGTGCCTGTTAATATACTCATTAGGAACATTATAAGGCTGCTACTATAGAGAATCCTTCTAAACTTCTTATTAAGAAAgtatgttcttttgtttggaAACCAAACTGACCTTAATGCatctaaaaaagaaataaaaaggaaaattcacTTATCTTACACTATAGACGATTAAGGAAACCAATTTCAGGAAATCTGTTACTGAGGATCGACATATAAAACCTGCAAACTAGACAAAGATCCGCCAGATTTATAGAAGTTTTTGAATAAAACACAGAACGCAGTTGGagtaataagaagaagaagaattctaaAATTTCCTAAGTTAAACAATATTCAATCCTACCTAAGCAAAATTCCCAAAACCCGATTTTGGAAAACAGAAAATTGATTGCATCAAATTCCATAATAGCAGACCGAAAGACTCATAAAACAAACCCAAAGAGTCGCAAATCAATTATTGATCAAGAAATACCTTCGTCACTTAATAATTCCGGAGATTATGACCAAGGAAATCTCATCGGACACTGTATGGACTTTAATCGTTTTGATCGGGAATAAAACGAAATTTATAACGACATCTGGATAGACAAAAAATGAGGTGGTGGTGTTCTGAAAAAGCAGAGAAATAACCATACAGACAAAgacgacgagagagagagagagagagagtgagagaacaTGGGTcagaatattatttttgttatgtcCTGGGCCACACAATTTTAGACTCATTAATATTTGATGGtcaatttgtgtttttcttaatGAGCCTCTACAGATCcaatgtgatttttgtttttttttataaaaaaaacatagattttatAACTTATACACTAACATTACAAGGAAACATTGTTTTGCTGATGCATACAAATGTCTAGAGAATTGTAGATAATCTACtccaatcaaaattaaaaatttaaattatacagTCATTATACATAAACGCCAAGAACAAGAAACTGTATGTcacaaattaacaaattttactaatttcaagATTATACCTTATACAAtcttatatttcttaatttaaaaaaatttagccaTTTTTAGAGAAAATCATTATATAATTGgtccgcggtataccgcggtttaaaatctagtaagttgaacatttttgctgtaagattattttatttattcaactttttaagttgaacGGCCTGAATAGTTCTTTCTAACATTTTCAACCTTTTcaatgcaaatggtgaaaattgattgaataattttattcaacctgttcaatctcttcaatcgtgcaaccatttgcaccctttataaagtttaactttttaaaaaaatatttataatatttatactttttataaaatataaaatatttatgatatttaactttttaaaaattttaaaaatttataatatttaactttttaaaaatctttaaaataaaaaaccgaaataaaccaaataaaagtttttaaagtttgaatgcatgataaatcaagttttctactcaattgtattatgaatcattttggtttcttttatagtatgactctcaattattgcccaatttttttaggcgatgtgggatattttacccgtattttttttattcatctattgagtaatatatgtacattttttaaaatttgtattacatcatatgcagtaaaaatcacaatatttttattaattaaatgcattatagaataatttaagataatttaaatataaattcaaataaaaataaaagggaatcatatatttatttttgaatgaggtagaaagatttccttattttttaaaatcttacttataattaattttgaaatttttggtaactaatattaaagtcaatgcattaaatgtaaaaactttccaaaaagtatttttgctgcaaaaatactagtatagatactATTCCAAGTCGTAATGTATCAAAACGATGATCAATTGTTACACGCAATTGAAGCATAGTGATAGGAATGTTGCAAATGTCTCACCATGGTGGTGTTACAGTTTTTGAGAAAGAGACTCGACAAGCTTTTTCTTAAATCACCAAACTTGATAAAATATTTGGAACAGGTAGCAAATTTTTCAACACACATAGCTCCTTCATCTTAGACACTTACTTAGAAGTTACATATCATCAACACATAAACTCcttaaaacaacaacacacacagaCACAAAGTAGTTTACAAACGAAAAGACACAAAGGTAACTCATTAATTGACACTAAGATGAGAGAAACCCCAAAACACCAAATCATCAAGCCGCTCATTGGTCGGACAATTCCCACCATGAACTAACAGACCTTCCTCACCATCCTTAACCGCTGCAGTAAACGCACACCACCCGCGTTGGCTCGgcttctcctcctctttccCACAGACAATCCTCTCCCACACTAACGTCTCTGTATCAAGCTTGTAAAGCTCTCCACTCATCTTCCCAGCTCCCATATGCATAAGCTCATGCGGCTCTTCCTCCCCACCATATATAACAATGTATTTCCCGTAAGAAACCGCCGGAAACACGCTTCTCGCCGACGGTACATCCCCGGTGGTCTCCACAGCAGTCCATTTCTCACTAGCCAGATCAAAACAATGAATATCACCCAATTCATTACCATCAAACCcaaacaaaacccaaattttCCCTTCCACAACCACAAGCCCCGGTGCTCCTCGCCCTTTACAAGCTTCCCCAGCATCAGGATACTCAACCCACTTCTGATCAACAACATCGTAAGCGTGAAGCGTGTTCACACGTCCCTTAGCAGTAACACCACCAAAGACATAAACTTTACGATCATCACAAGCCATTGAATGGTAGCTACGACCAGGGAGCCCTTCTTCAACAGGAGATAACATTTTCCACTCATTAGTCACAGTGTCATAAGAATACAAACCGTTGTACTTCCGCTGATCATCACGGCCACCGTAGACGTAGATCGTTGTACCGATCGTGACCATCGAGACTCCAAAACAGGGGAAAGGGGCTTCCCCTGTCGCAGGAGCTATAGACCATTCTTGACTCTGGATATCGAAAACGTAAAGATCGTTGTCGATATGGATCGTCGGCTTCAGCTCACCGCCGAAACAGTAAACTTTGTTCCCAACGACGGTCATGGCGTGTGAGCTTCTCGGTCCAGGACCAGCTCCCTTTTGACTCACCTGATCAACATAATCAAGATCAGATTTTTTCAAGAATCGAAGcccttaattatattttgaagatTGAAAGATTCGATTTTTACCTTGACCCATTTGTTCTCCACCGGacacattttttctttgttcttcacaCCAAAAAAGATTATCTTTAAGAAACTCTGATAGATCAAAATTCAATGGCTATGGTTTGTTCTTGATATTGCGTGTAGACTTTACTTATATAGGCAAATGTGGTGTCACGGGACCACGAtgcattaattaaaatatacaaagcAAATTAAGATATCTCTTACGAACCCTTCGAatgttggaaaagaaaaataaaatggagaTACGTTACCATTTTTAATTGTGgcagtttaaaaaaataatatgattgtTATTTGGTTccgtattaagaaaaaaaatcttcactaaattattaaatttgatcacttttttatatatattagttgtcATAGTTATCgacttaaataaatattaacaaagatattttaagaaaaaaaaaattaaaatggtaaacaaaatcaatcaaactaTTCTTCACTTACCATTCCAgataataaaaggaaaattcGTAAATATCATATCTACAaattttattgcaaaaaaaaaattattattcatttaatgttttaaaattattatcaaaagctttagtttaaaataaatactatgaacataaaaaattgtgatatttttcgAATATGATGCTTTTGattagttttgaaaaattgcCTCTAGTATTATGGTTTTTTCCGTGcattttttaacaatattttgtaagatatattattattattattattattagggacat
It encodes the following:
- the LOC104725304 gene encoding nitrile-specifier protein 5-like codes for the protein MCPVENKWVKVSQKGAGPGPRSSHAMTVVGNKVYCFGGELKPTIHIDNDLYVFDIQSQEWSIAPATGEAPFPCFGVSMVTIGTTIYVYGGRDDQRKYNGLYSYDTVTNEWKMLSPVEEGLPGRSYHSMACDDRKVYVFGGVTAKGRVNTLHAYDVVDQKWVEYPDAGEACKGRGAPGLVVVEGKIWVLFGFDGNELGDIHCFDLASEKWTAVETTGDVPSARSVFPAVSYGKYIVIYGGEEEPHELMHMGAGKMSGELYKLDTETLVWERIVCGKEEEKPSQRGWCAFTAAVKDGEEGLLVHGGNCPTNERLDDLVFWGFSHLSVN